tgcttgttttgtcacaaactgaaattaggcggactattagaattttagcaaccaggaaatgctggagcgatttctgcatagtgcatctttaatttttcacttatatatatatttttaaatacagcCTAATGGGGTTAAAGCATTGGTGACTTGTATCTAGCATGTTTGTAGTGATTTTAAATAGGATACAATTATGTTGATTAGCCTAATACTGACAAACTATAGGCAACACAATATCTGATCCACGCCCACATACAAATCAGCCCAATATTGTGATAAGAATGAAAAAGATGTGAAGACGCTGTCTGGGCGACAAGTGATTTTTAACAACAATGTGTATAATTCTGGAGCTGTGGTGCACTGCAGTGCTTAAAATTCTAATGCAAACAAATGACAAATAATCCATGAGCCAGGGGGGTTGGTCAGGCTCACTTGGGTTGACGATATCTCATTGTGATTTTCTTGAAATGTCCTTTGAGTTGGAAAATGTGTGATAGCAGTGCCGCAATGGGAGCTTTCTCTGTGTTATCACTCtttctttcatccctccatcccattcATTTCTCCCATAGATTTTAACCTATGACAATGTCAGTATACAACAAGTTCTTGCTCAGGTATACCCTTTAATCATATATCATTGGAACGTTTAGATCCACAGTTATCCATCAGACACATTTTTTTGTGCCATTGACATTAGGATGTTGAAACCTTAGTTTATATCTGCTTCACTGACGTGGAATTCTTTCAAATTCCATATGATTTAAGGGTTTATGTGAGGAATAACTTGTTCTATACGGACATAGTTTGTCATAGGTTAAAATCCCTATTGGACAAATGTATGGGATTGAGGAAAGAGCTCTCATTGCTGCACTGCTGCACATTTTCCAACTCTAGGGACATATACCTTCAAGTACTAAAACAGCAAATCCTGATAATTTGGTTGTTGCCAAGGTAGCAAGAAATTTTGCCCAGAACTGATGGGGGTGAGGATTTTGGGATTCTACACTACAAAGCGAAAAGGAGCTtcattgatttaataaaacattaaaacaatCTAGTTTTTGAATGAAAAATTGCTAGTTATTTTCTTTTAGATATTTACTGGAATAAATGTACATGAAAATAGCCTAAAAGCTTCATACATAACGTGCcagaaagtgttcacaccccttacctttttccacatttgttgtgttacagcctgaattttaaatggattaaattgagatgctGTGTcacttatctacacacaataacccataatctcaaagtggaattatatttttggaaatgtttataaattaataaaaaattaaaagctaaaatgtcttgagacaataagtattcaactcctttgttatggcaagccttaataagttcaggagtaaacgtttgcttaacaagtcacataatacattGCATGGACTCACGCTATGTGCAAtatgtgtttaacatgatttttgatttacaaccttatctctgtaccccacacatacaattatctataaggtcccttagtcgagcagttttccaatgcctcgcaaagaagggcacctattggtagatgatgaagttattcattacactttggatggcgtatcaatacacccagtcactacaaagatacagttgtcgttcctaactcatttgccggagaggaaggaaaccgctcagggatttcaccatgaggtcaatgctgactttaaaacagttacagagttaggagaaaactgaggatggatcaacaacattgtagttactccacaatactaaaatAATTGACAGTGaacagaaggaagcctgtacaaaataaaaaatattcccaaacatgcatcctgtttgcaacaatgcCCTTAGCAATACTGCTAAAAATGTGGCAAGCAATTAtctttggggaaaatccaatgcaacacattactaagaagacagtgaatgtctgagttacagttttgacttaaatctacttaaaaatctatgacaagacctgaaaatggtggtctagcaatgatcaacaaccaatttgacagagcttgaagaatttgaaaagaataatgggcaaatgttgcacaatccaggtgtggaaagctcttagagacttacccagaaagactcacggcTGTAAATGCTTCCTAAGttgtttctacaaagtattgactcaggggtgtgaatacttatgtaaatgctatatttctgtatttcattatttgctaacatttctaaacacgtgttttttactttgtcattatggcgtgtagatgggtgagagaaaaaaacgatttaatccattttgaatttaggctgtaatacaacaaaatgtggaataagtcaaagtgtataaatactttctgaaggcactgtattaaaTTCCTTTTTATATGAGAAATAAAATCAGAATTATTAAAggcaattctctctttctttctctaggAAGTGTGCCAGTTACGAAATGTGTCAATAAGGTGACAGGTCAGTGTTGGTATTCTATTTCAGGGTTGCTTGGCGATGGCAATTAAGGGGGATACGAAGGATTGTATGCAGTGTCACACATCTCACATGGTCTATCTGTCCAGACACCTTTGGTCTAGAACTGGGTGAGCTGAAACAAAGCTCCTCTCTTCCAGACAGTCCAATATGTTGATATTggttgatacagttgaagttggaagtttacatacacttaggttggtgtcattaaaactcatttttaaaccactccacacaattcttgttaacaaactatagttttggcaagtcggttaggacatctactttgtgcatgacacaagtcatttttcaacaattgctaacagacagattatttcacttataattcactgtatcacaattccagtgggtcagaagtttacatacactaagttgattgtgcttttaaacagcttagaaaattccagaaaatgatgtcatggctttagaagcttctgataggctaattgacatcattggagtcaattggaggtgtacctgtggatgtattttaaggcctaccttcaaactcagtgcctctttgcttaatatcatgggaaaatcaaaagaaatcagccaggacctcagaaacaaaattgtagaactccacaagtctggttcatcattgggagaaatttccaaacacctgaaagtaccacgttcatctgtacaaacaatagtatgcaagtataaacaccatgggaccacgcagccgtcataccgctcaggaaggagacgcattctgtctcctagagatgaacgtactttggtgcgaaaaatgcaaatcaatcccagaacaacagcaaaggaccttgtgaagatgctggaggaaacaggtacaaaagtatatatatccacagtaaaacaagtcctatatcgacataacctgaaaggccactcagcaaggaagaagccactgctccaaaaccggcataaaaaagccagtctacattttgcaactgcacatgaggacaaagatcgtactttttggagaaatgtcctctggtctgatgaaacaaaaatagaactgtttggccataatgaccatcgttatgtttggaggaaaaatggggaggcttgcaagctgaagaacatcatccgaaccgtgatgcacgggggtggcagcatcatgttgtggggatgctttgctgcaggaggtactggtgcacttcacaaaatagatggcatcatgaggccggaaaattatgtggatatattgaagcaacatctcaagacatcagccaggaagttaaagcttggtcgcaaatgggtcttccaaatggacagtgacaccaagcatacttccaaagttgtggcaaaatggcttaaggacaacaaagtcaaggtattggagtggccatcacaaagccctgacctcaatcctatagaaaatgtgtgggcagaactgaaaaagcgtgttcgaGCAAGTATCCTACAAacgtgactcagttacaccagctctgtcaggaggaatgggccaacattcacccaacttattgtgggaagcttgtggaaggctacccgaaatgtttgacccaagttaaacaatttaaaggcaatgctaccaaatactaattgagtgtatgtaaacttctgacccactgggaatgtgatgaaagaaataaaagctgaaataaatcattctctctacaattattctgacatttcacattcttaaaataaagtggtgatcataactgacctaaaacagggcatttttacaaggattaaatgtcaggaattgtgaaaaactgagtttaaatgtatttggctaaggtgtatttaaacttccgacttcaactgtatgtaaggtCATCTTGCCTTAAGATTAGTTTAACCTGGCCATTCTACCCACAAAATAATGTATAATAAAATGCAAAAGGCACTACTCACCTGCAAGAGAACCTGGTTGAAGCGTAGGCTATTCGTAACAGTAgcagtcaggaattgtgaaaaactgagtttaaatgtatttggctaaggtgtatgtaaacttcccccTTCAACTGTACCTATTGATACAAGGCTTACTTAAAAGGCATAATCCATGTAGGTTCTCTGTCCCATTTGGCAATGTTATAAACTACACACATAATGAACCTGAGACTAAATAAAAACAAACCAGTGCACCCAGTTCctcttcttcatttgttttgTGCGGCAGGTAGCGCCAACACTGTCTTCCACAAAAAAGATTCCACTAAAGAGGAACAGTGGCATAAGATTCCAGCCTTATAATTGACTAGTGCCATTTAAATTGGTGTATAGGATAATGGATATCAAGAGTATAAATTGGTTGACTACACTAGACCTATGTCGGCAGATGAGTTAGAGACACCTGTGTCTGCTTTTAAATGTTAGCTTGTGGTCAGGTTAGGGCTGGGCAATATCGCTTAAAAACTCATATCTCTGTGTTTTCAAACTTATGGGCGATTAAcgatatacaataccagtcaaaagtttggacacacctactcattctatgttttttctttatttttactattttctacattgcagacatcaaaactatgaataacacgtatggaatcatgtagtaaccaaaaaagtgttaaactaatcaaaatatattttatatttgagattattcaaagtagccaccctttgccttgatgacagctttacacactcttggcattctctcaaccagattcatgaggtagtcacttggaatgcatttcagttaacaggtgtgacaaaaagttaatttataaaagttaatttatggaatttctttccttcttaatgcgtttgaggcaatcagttttgttatgacaaggtaggggtggtatacagaagatagccctatttggtaaaagaccaagtccatattatggcaagaccagctcaaataagcaaagagaaacgacagtccagcaTTATTCTAAGACATGCAGGttagtcaatccagaaaatgtcaagaactttgaaagtttcttcgagtacagtcgcaaaaaccatcaagcgctatgataaaactggctctcatgaggaccgtcacaggaaaggaagacccagagttacctctgctgcagaggataagttcattagagttaactgcacctcagattgcagcccaaaaaatgcttcacagagttcaagtaacagacacatctcaacatcaactgttcagatgagactgcgtgaatcaggccttcatggtcgaattgcttcaaagaaaccactactaaaggacaccaataataagaagagactatcttgggccaagaaacacgagcaatggacattagaccggtggaaatctgtccattggtcttatgagtccaaatttgagataaactcagcaaaaaaagaaacgtccctttttcaggaccctgtctttcaaagataatttgtaaaaatctaaataacttcacagatcttcattgtaaagggtttaaacactgtttcccatgcttgttcaatgaaccataaacaattaatgaacatgcacctgtggaacagtcattaagacacaaacagcttacagacggtaggcaattaaggtcacagctatgaaaacttaagacactaaagaggcctttctaatgactgaaaaacaccaaaagaaagatgcccagggtccctgctcatctgcgtgaacgtgccttagacatgctgcaaggaggcatgaggactgcagatgtggtcagggcaataaattgcaatgtctgtactgtgagacgcctaagacagcgctacagggagacaggacggacagttgatcatcctcgcagtagcagaccacgtgtaacaacacctgcacaggatcggtacatccaaacatcacacctgcgggacaagtacaggacggcaacaacaactgcccgagttaaacCAGGCACGCACAATCTCTCCATCTGTGCTCAGACTCTCCGcaatagactgagagaggctggactgaggacttgtaggcctgttgtaaggcaggtcctcaccagacatcaccggcaacaacgttgcctatgggtacaaacccaccgtcgctggaccagacaggactggcaaaaagtgctcttcactgacgagtcgcagttttgtctcaccaggggtgatggtcggattcgcgtttatcattgaaggaatgagcgttacaccgaggcctgtactctggagcaggatcgatttggaggtggagggtccgtcatggtctggggcggtgtgtcacagcatcatcggacatggcttgttgtcattgcaggcaatctcaacgctgtgcgttacagggaagacatcttcctccgtcatgtggtacccttcctgcaggctcatcctgacatgactctccagcatgacaataacaccagccatactgctcgttctgtgcgtgatttcctgcaagacaggaatgtcagtgttctgtcatggccagcgaagagcccagatctcaatcctattgagcacgtctgggacctgttggattggagggtgagggctaggaccattccccccagaaatgtctagGAACTTGGTGGaagagagtggggtaaca
The sequence above is a segment of the Salvelinus alpinus chromosome 1, SLU_Salpinus.1, whole genome shotgun sequence genome. Coding sequences within it:
- the LOC139567837 gene encoding uncharacterized protein, with translation MPRVPAHLRERALDMLQGGMRTADVVRAINCNVCTVRRLRQRYRETGRTVDHPRSSRPRVTTPAQDRYIQTSHLRDKYRTATTTARVKPGTHNLSICAQTLRNRLREAGLRTCRPVVRQVLTRHHRQQRCLWVQTHRRWTRQDWQKVLFTDEPVLWSRIDLEVEGPSWSGAVCHSIIGHGLLSLQAISTLCVTGKTSSSVMWYPSCRL